From Flavobacterium sp. 102, a single genomic window includes:
- a CDS encoding DUF6646 family protein, with protein MKKITLIALLLTIGFANAQAFKGKKDVKFQVGATMQEYATGIAVMTDYGLGDNISVGASVSYLLNTTERGGTPKFDDRFDAKLRFNANIGNVINISDKFDFYPGLDLGLRNFGAHFGARYFFTQGFGVYSEAGFPLAKYNPDAIGYERFNNQFVFQIGATFNL; from the coding sequence ATGAAAAAAATTACATTGATTGCTCTTTTATTGACAATAGGTTTTGCCAATGCGCAAGCCTTTAAAGGGAAAAAGGATGTCAAATTCCAAGTAGGTGCCACGATGCAGGAATATGCGACCGGAATTGCTGTTATGACAGATTATGGTTTGGGTGATAACATTTCGGTTGGTGCTTCAGTTTCCTATCTTTTAAATACTACGGAAAGAGGCGGAACCCCAAAGTTTGATGACCGATTTGATGCGAAATTGCGTTTCAATGCAAATATTGGCAATGTAATCAACATCAGCGATAAATTTGACTTCTATCCGGGATTGGATTTAGGATTGCGAAATTTCGGTGCTCATTTTGGCGCAAGATATTTCTTTACCCAAGGTTTCGGAGTTTATTCTGAAGCCGGATTTCCTTTAGCAAAATACAATCCGGATGCTATAGGTTACGAACGATTTAACAACCAGTTTGTCTTTCAGATTGGTGCAACATTTAATTTATAA
- a CDS encoding metallophosphoesterase family protein, translated as MGRILVIGDIHGGLRALHQIMERANVTKDDTLIFLGDYVDGWSESPQVINYLIDLGKKQNCIFLRGNHDELLLDWLEGNTKNFDEKMWYKHGGEATVLAYSDISEATKKLHIDFLIGLENYFLDDENRLFVHAGFTNMNGVHYEYFPKLFYWDRTLWESALALDSSISKSSWLYPRRLTLYTEVYIGHTPVTRIGETVPVQKASVWNVDTGAAFKGPLTIMDVNTKEFWQSEPLNELYFNEKGRN; from the coding sequence ATGGGTAGAATATTAGTAATAGGCGACATTCACGGTGGATTAAGAGCACTTCACCAAATTATGGAAAGAGCGAATGTGACCAAGGATGACACGCTTATTTTTCTTGGAGATTATGTTGATGGTTGGAGCGAATCACCACAAGTAATCAATTATTTAATTGATTTGGGTAAAAAGCAAAACTGCATTTTTTTACGCGGCAATCACGATGAGTTGCTATTAGATTGGCTCGAAGGCAACACTAAGAATTTTGATGAAAAAATGTGGTACAAACACGGTGGTGAAGCTACGGTTTTGGCTTATTCCGATATTTCAGAAGCGACAAAGAAGTTGCATATTGACTTTCTGATAGGATTGGAGAATTATTTTCTCGATGATGAAAACCGATTGTTTGTTCATGCCGGATTTACCAACATGAATGGCGTTCATTATGAATATTTCCCCAAATTGTTTTATTGGGATAGAACGCTTTGGGAATCAGCATTGGCTTTAGATTCATCCATTTCAAAAAGCAGTTGGTTGTATCCAAGAAGATTGACTTTGTATACTGAAGTTTATATCGGACATACTCCGGTGACGCGAATCGGAGAAACGGTTCCGGTGCAAAAAGCTAGTGTTTGGAATGTTGATACCGGTGCCGCTTTTAAAGGACCATTGACCATTATGGATGTCAATACCAAAGAATTTTGGCAAAGCGAACCGTTGAACGAATTGTATTTTAACGAAAAAGGTAGAAATTGA